The genomic DNA GCTCGTGCAGGCGGCGAAGCGGCGGGCTCGCGGGTACCGCACCAAGACCAACCTCATCGCCATGACCTACCTCATCGCAGGGAAGCTGGACATGGCGTCAGCCCACACGAAATAGCGAGGAGCCGAACTGGGACTGAGGGGCTCCCCGGGCGCGTAGGGAAGCTCCCGGAGAACCTTGACGTCAAGGAAGCCTGGGGCAACGAACCGAACCGCTTGTGGATCGATCATGTAGGAACTGCTGTCTTCGCGCAGCCGCTCCAGAAGGGGAGGATTCGTCGCCGCATAACTTGCCTCAACGACCGCTCCCAGGAGACGAAGACCCGGATCGAGGAGCGACGGCGGAGCAAGCGCCTGCTCGACTGCCCGGCCCTCGTAGGTGCTCAATCTTGGCCAGAATGCCATTTCCGCCGTTGGGACCGCGGCCAGGTCGTTCACGTGCCATACTATAGGACACAGCGAGTGACAATTACAAGACTGTCATTCTGTAGAAGGGGGACTGTCTCGTGCCTGTTGGGTTGATCGACCGTCTCGACTCGGCACTCAAGAGGACAGACCTCGACCAGAAGCAGGCGGCTCGTGTCTTGCGGGCGAGTCCTCGAACGGTGGCCAGGTGGCTTCGAGAGGAAGCGGCTCCCCGCCACGATGCCAGAGAGCGCCTGCTCGAGTTCCTGGCAGTGCTCGAGCTTCTGTCGCGTGTCCTGCGGCCAGAGCCCGCTCATGACTGGCTCTTCACACCGAACCCTCTCCTCTCACATCACAAGCCGGCGGATCTTCTGCGTGAGGGCAAGTACCGCGAGGTCCTTGGCGCGATCGATGCGCTCGGTGAAGGTGTGTTCGTCTGACCCTGATGCCCCCAGCGGACCGAGGGCTCATCCAGATCGTCGATGGCCTCCCGCGGATCCGTTTCGAAAGAGAAGCATTCCGGCACGTCGCGCCCGGCTACCAGCCCCGAGGAGGCGAGGGCGTTCGGATCCAGGGTGGCCGCTGGAACCCACCGGACTCCTTCCCCGTCCTGTATCTCGCCCTCGAACGAGAGAGCGTCGTCGGGGAGTTCTATCGCAGGGCTCGCCGAGAGGGCTCCCCGCCAGAGAACCTGCTACCTCGGTTGCTCTATCGCTTCCGCGTGGAACTGCGGGATGTGCTGGACTTGCGGGAGGATTCGGCTATGGAGGCTCTCGGACTCACGCAGGCGATACTGACGTCGGACGACGCCGGCTCGTGCCAGGCCGTGGGCGATGCTGCTCACTACGCCGGCTTCGAGGCGCTTCTCGCGCCATCCGCGACGGGAATCGGGCATACCCTCGCGGTCTTCACGGATCGCCTGAGAGCCGGCTCGTTCCTGGAGCCGCTGGATCATGAAACGTGGGAAACGCTTCC from Actinomycetota bacterium includes the following:
- a CDS encoding DUF2384 domain-containing protein, with the translated sequence MIDRLDSALKRTDLDQKQAARVLRASPRTVARWLREEAAPRHDARERLLEFLAVLELLSRVLRPEPAHDWLFTPNPLLSHHKPADLLREGKYREVLGAIDALGEGVFV
- a CDS encoding RES family NAD+ phosphorylase, translated to MPPADRGLIQIVDGLPRIRFEREAFRHVAPGYQPRGGEGVRIQGGRWNPPDSFPVLYLALERESVVGEFYRRARREGSPPENLLPRLLYRFRVELRDVLDLREDSAMEALGLTQAILTSDDAGSCQAVGDAAHYAGFEALLAPSATGIGHTLAVFTDRLRAGSFLEPLDHETWETLPPLPWSEAR